The following DNA comes from Ignavibacteria bacterium.
TCAACTGTAAGCTCACCAAACTCATTCTGGCCGGTTAGATCAATATTATTGCTTATGGAATAATACCCCTGCCGTTCAGCAAAATAGCTGTAACTTGCTCCGTTTGGTAAAGTTATAATATAATTCCCTGTTTCAGGGTCGCTTGTAAGCTCACCCGCATTGAAATTCGAACCCAGGTCATACCACAATAGCCTTGCATCAAGCGGCTTTGAATTTTCATCAGTAATCCTGCCTTTAATTGTGAGCACATTTTTCTCAGGCATAGCCTCCTTCGGAAGGCTTACACGGTAAATATCGTAGCCTCCTTTGCCGCCTTCACGGTCACTTGAAAAATATGCGAACTTTCCATCGGTGGATATCTTATATGCTACATCGTAGCCGGGAGTGTTGATCTCCTTCCCTAAATTTACAGGTTCGCTCCACACTTGCCATGATGTATCGCTAAGCCTCACGGTTTTGAATACATCCAGGCTGCCAAGCCCGTAATGCCCGTCACTTGAAAAATAGAGCGTCTTGCCATCCGGATGCAGAAACGGCGAGCGCTCTGCAAATGGAGTATTTACAATTTCACCAACATTCACAGGTTTTCCCCAGCCTGAATCATTTTTAACAGAAACATAAATATCTGTATTCCCTTCATACTCACCATGGTAAAACTGGCCGCCTTTCACAAACTCACCTACCCCGCCGGGCCTATCACTGGTAAAGAAAAACGCTTTGCCGTCAGCGGTTAAAAATCCGTCACACTCCCAATACTGCGAATTGAGGAGCTTGGGGAAAGGCTTTATTGCTGACCAGCCTGTGGAGGTTTTCTGCACATAAAAATTATCGCCGCCGCCTATGAATCCTTTATATGAGCCAAAGAGCACCATCGTATTGCCATCGGCTGAGACGCTGTTTACAGCGTCATTTTCATTTGTACTGAAAGGCGCACCGAGATTTTTAGGCTTTATCCATGTATCGCTAATAAGCTGTGAATAGTAAATATCTTCACCGCCTTTTTTGCCTTCGGCAAATGTGAAATACATAAAAGAACCATCAATTGATAGTACCGGGAAGTATTCGCTTTTTTTTGTGTTAACAGTTTCAATGTTCGTTACCGTGAGCCCCTCTTCCATAGCGCCTAAGAGAGCAATGATATTATCAGTGCGGTCAAATTGTTCTATAAATCTATCGCGGTA
Coding sequences within:
- a CDS encoding PD40 domain-containing protein, with translation MKFSGIILILLFFAVSALFAQRDLETITSPEELRQYILFTAPSEDAFVAVQRLAKPFIEAGDYNSAMKVFLEYRDRFIEQFDRTDNIIALLGAMEEGLTVTNIETVNTKKSEYFPVLSIDGSFMYFTFAEGKKGGEDIYYSQLISDTWIKPKNLGAPFSTNENDAVNSVSADGNTMVLFGSYKGFIGGGDNFYVQKTSTGWSAIKPFPKLLNSQYWECDGFLTADGKAFFFTSDRPGGVGEFVKGGQFYHGEYEGNTDIYVSVKNDSGWGKPVNVGEIVNTPFAERSPFLHPDGKTLYFSSDGHYGLGSLDVFKTVRLSDTSWQVWSEPVNLGKEINTPGYDVAYKISTDGKFAYFSSDREGGKGGYDIYRVSLPKEAMPEKNVLTIKGRITDENSKPLDARLLWYDLGSNFNAGELTSDPETGNYIITLPNGASYSYFAERQGYYSISNNIDLTGQNEFGELTVDIVMQSVMSLLNTSIVLNNIYFDFDRSDLQPGSSIELDRVVKFLNDNPTVKIEISAHTDSKGSDDYNLSLSQKRAESVVAFLAGAGIDPARLIAKGYGETVPVADNSTEEGAAKNRRVEMKVLN